A single window of Salvia splendens isolate huo1 chromosome 6, SspV2, whole genome shotgun sequence DNA harbors:
- the LOC121808336 gene encoding uncharacterized protein LOC121808336, with amino-acid sequence MGQSSSTEQGASPELRELQSLVASTGALPSLQRSFPLLSHPQTQSIPLPSLQKCFDLTCANVEFDQHVVLKELPLLFTHLGSAIVELFFVADENGVSEVEFLRGYTNICGRAVASTLLNNLFRVFSVACSKAEVRVDLQFELFNDDCKISGALSPRDVCMLLCICWIFSCDSRMLRLNAGKGDGKFSVSDISHLVFSAIEACSEGDAGLDFWDYRVSEIDMQLPAAKIHLWALKNVPHLADCFQQFVHARLCYLTLPEEKSESSCASANESSSLAISKHRLLTPGRAWAISLSLRGAMYEEMSKTCFPNDDDETIDNLLYQSSVDGKGLNRFWSRVEGYNGPTVMLISAREQKTNARPWIIGALTNGGFENKDIYYGNSGSLYALSPAFHAFLSSGREKNFVYSHSHGRSYEAKPKPVGLAFGGSLGNERIFLDDDFARVTVHHHAVDKTYQHGNLFPNQGFLPTEASVFQVEVWGLGGRSAREVQAAHQKREEIFTDQRRKIDLKTFTNWEDSPEKMMMDMMSNPNAVRPEER; translated from the exons atggGGCAATCATCGTCGACGGAGCAGGGAGCATCACCGGAGCTACGCGAACTACAATCACTAGTTGCTTCAACTGGCGCCCTACCATCTCTCCAGAGATCATTTCCTCTTCTCTCCCATCCACAAACTCAATCGATTCCTCTCCCATCTCTGCAG AAATGTTTCGATTTGACTTGTGCGAATGTGGAATTCGATCAACATGTGGTGCTTAAGGAACTGCCCCTGTTGTTTACTCATCTAGGTTCTGCAATAGTTGAACTGTTTTTCGTGGCTGATGAAAATGGAGTGAGTGAGGTTGAGTTCTTGAGAGGCTACACCAATATCTGCGGAAGGGCGGTGGCTTCCACATTGTTGAATAATTTGTTTCGGGTATTTTCTGTGGCGTGTTCCAAGGCCGAGGTTCGAGTTGATCTGCAGTTTGAGCTGTTTAATGATGATTGCAAAATTAGTGGGGCGTTGTCACCCCGTGATGTTTGTATGCTTCTGTGCATCTGTTGGATTTTCTCTTGTGATTCTAGGATGCTTAGATTGAATGCAGGGAAGGGAGATGGGAAATTTAGTGTTTCGGATATATCTCATTTGGTATTCTCGGCTATTGAGGCGTGTAGTGAAGGAGATGCCGGCTTGGATTTTTGGGACTACCGTGTGTCGGAGATAGATATGCAACTTCCTGCTGCGAAAATTCATCTTTGGGCTTTGAAGAATGTACCTCACCTTGCAGATTGCTTTCAACAATTCGTTCATGCAAGACTCTGTTACCTCACGCTCCCGGAG GAGAAATCAGAGTCATCATGCGCTTCTGCTAATGAGAGCTCCTCTTTAGCAATATCTAAACATCGGCTTTTGACTCCTGGAAGGGCCTGGGCTATCTCACTCTCATTGAGAGGTGCTATGTACGAGGAGATGTCAAAAACTTGTTTTCCCAACGATGATGATGAAACGATCGACAACCTACTTTACCA GTCTTCTGTTGACGGCAAAGGTCTTAATCGCTTTTGGTCAAGGGTTGAAGGCTACAATGGTCCAACTGTAATGCTTATCTCTGCGCGTGAGCAAAAGACCAATGCAAGGCCATGGATCATTGGTGCACTCACAAATGGGGGATTTGAAAATAAGGATATATATTATGGAAATTCTGGCAGTCTGTATGCTTTAAGCCCAGCCTTTCATGCATTCTTATCCTCTG GAAGGGAGAAAAACTTTGTCTATAGTCATTCTCACGGTAGGTCTTATGAGGCTAAACCTAAACCAGTAGGACTTGCATTTGGTGGATCTTTAGGAAACGAAAGAATATTTTTGGATGATGATTTTGCAAGAGTTACCGTACACCACCATGCCGTTGACAAAACATACCAACATGGCAACCTCTTCCCCAATCAG GGATTCCTCCCAACTGAAGCCTCAGTTTTCCAAGTAGAGGTATGGGGGTTAGGCGGGAGATCTGCGCGAGAGGTCCAAGCTGCTCATCAGAAGCGAGAAGAGATTTTTACAGATCAAAGGCGAAAG ATCGACTTGAAAACATTTACAAACTGGGAAGATTCGCCGGAGAAAATGATGATGGATATGATGTCCAATCCAAATGCTGTTAGGCCCGAAGAACGATGA
- the LOC121808335 gene encoding auxin response factor 5-like gives MASIEEKMKPGGGGLVSGESNMIDGMKLLKEMQDHSGVKKPINSELWHACAGPLVTLPPVGSLVYYFPQGHSEQVAVSTNRSATTQIPNYPNLPTQLLCQVHNVTLHADKETDEIYAQMSLQCVNSEKDVFPIPDFGLKPSKHPTEFFCKTLTASDTSTHGGFSVPRRAAEKLFPQLDYSMQPPFQELVVRDLHDNTWTFRHIYRGQPKRHLLTTGWSMFVGAKRLRAGDSVLFIRDEKSQLLLGVRRANRQQTMMPSSVLSADSMHIGILAAAAHAAANRSPFTIFYNPRACPSEFVIPLAKYRKAVFGTQLSIGMRFGIMFETEESTKRRYMGTIIGIGDIDPLRWPNSKWRSLQVEWDEPGCGDKQNRVSPWEIETPESLFIFPSLTANMKRPFHSAFIGALPEWDSLMNRPFLRVPENPHGELQCPPISSMWPEQLLKMLAKPHGMMSPHPMQEMKDVALHEPKSLVQPAIKDVCLQADNHSQSFTGQPYITNLSNSLPGKPNISGNLTSPGAGQELSKINSVPAANQSAQCQSAGQLSEENLMCKPANPQSFSNDLMVSGQIGGGSAPFQTSPCGMQSHLETHSLQTPTVDPSHVESTNANALVDFSPYPMMCPSPPPGLYRNTGSLSVFKNPNQSPMSSEVAYPMILPSVGQELWDGQFSNPKCAGLPVLLPHHDMSNFQYGSNVLKDLSDDNHSQSDIYSCLNLHGSNSGSTVIDPSSVSSTILDDFSALKNMDFANPSDYMVGGFCSTQDVQSQITSASLADSRTFSIQEYADNSGGASSSNVDFDDNNLLQQSSFQQVTPRFRTYTKIQKAGSVGRSIDVSSFKTYNQLRSEIERMFGLEGLLNDPGSGWKLVYVDFESDVLLVGDDPWEEFVGCVRCIRILSPAEVKQMGEEGMQLLNSAAGMQLQGDST, from the exons ATGGCTTCTATTGAAGAAAAGATGAAGCCAGGAGGAGGAGGTTTGGTGAGTGGGGAAAGCAATATGATTGATGGTATGAAGCTGTTGAAGGAAATGCAGGATCACAGTG GGGTAAAGAAACCAATAAATTCTGAGCTGTGGCATGCCTGTGCTGGTCCACTCGTCACCTTGCCTCCGGTGGGAAGCCTCGTATACTATTTCCCACAAGGCCATAGCGAGCAG GTTGCCGTCTCCACAAATAGGTCAGCAACGACACAAATACCAAACTATCCGAATCTCCCCACTCAGTTGCTGTGCCAAGTTCACAACGTTACACTCCAT GCAGACAAAGAAACCGATGAGATCTATGCCCAGATGAGCCTGCAGTGTGTAAATTCT GAAAAGGATGTATTTCCTATACCCGATTTTGGACTAAAACCGAGTAAACATCCAACCGAGTTCTTCTGCAAAACTTTGACAGCTAGTGATACAAGCACGCATGGCGGTTTTTCTGTTCCTAGGAGGGCGGCCGAAAAGCTTTTCCCTCAATTA GATTACTCGATGCAACCTCCATTTCAAGAACTAGTGGTCCGGGATTTACACGATAACACCTGGACCTTTCGCCACATATACCGGG GGCAGCCGAAGCGGCACCTTCTTACAACTGGCTGGAGTATGTTCGTTGGAGCAAAGCGGCTTCGAGCTGGTGATTCAGTGCTGTTTATCAG GGACGAGAAATCGCAGTTGTTGCTAGGAGTGAGGCGTGCCAACCGCCAGCAAACAATGATGCCATCTTCCGTTCTATCTGCTGACAGCATGCATATAGGAATCCTTGCTGCTGCTGCTCATGCTGCTGCTAACAGAAGCCCGTTTACGATCTTTTACAATCCGAG GGCATGCCCCTCGGAGTTTGTCATTCCGTTGGCTAAATATAGAAAAGCAGTTTTTGGGACGCAGCTGTCTATTGGTATGAGGTTCGGCATTATGTTTGAAACCGAAGAATCCACTAAACGGAG ATACATGGGCACGATCATAGGAATAGGCGACATAGATCCATTAAGATGGCCCAACTCGAAGTGGCGTAGTCTTCAGGTGGAGTGGGACGAGCCTGGATGTGGTGATAAGCAGAATCGAGTTAGCCCTTGGGAGATCGAGACTCCCGAGAGCCTCTTCATATTTCCATCTCTAACCGCAAACATGAAACGCCCTTTCCACTCGGCTTTCATAG GAGCACTGCCCGAATGGGATTCTTTAATGAATCGGCCTTTCCTCAGGGTTCCGGAGAATCCACATGGCGAGCTTCAATGCCCCCCGATATCAAGCATGTGGCCCGAGCAATTGTTGAAGATGCTTGCAAAGCCTCATGGTATGATGAGTCCTCATCCTATGCAGGAAATGAAAGACGTTGCGTTACACGAACCAAAGTCTCTAGTGCAACCGGCCATCAAGGACGTTTGTCTGCAAGCCGACAATCATTCTCAGAGCTTCACCGGCCAGCCATACATAACTAACTTGAGTAACTCACTACCCGGAAAGCCTAACATATCCGGGAACCTAACATCTCCGGGAGCTGGTCAGGAACTGTCGAAGATCAACTCCGTTCCTGCTGCGAATCAATCAGCTCAGTGCCAGTCCGCGGGACAGCTCAGCGAagaaaacttgatgtgtaagcCCGCGAATCCACAAAGCTTCAGCAACGATTTGATGGTCTCGGGGCAGATTGGTGGGGGCTCCGCGCCTTTCCAAACGAGTCCATGTGGAATGCAATCACACCTGGAGACACATAGTCTTCAAACTCCAACGGTCGATCCATCCCACGTTGAATCTACTAATGCCAACGCCTTGGTCGATTTTAGCCCATACCCGATGATGTGTCCGTCTCCTCCCCCCGGATTGTATAGAAACACGGGATCCTTGTCTGTGTTCAAGAACCCCAACCAGTCTCCCATGTCGTCTGAAGTTGCTTACCCGATGATTCTGCCTTCAGTCGGACAAGAGCTGTGGGACGGCCAGTTTAGCAACCCCAAGTGCGCCGGTCTTCCCGTCCTGCTGCCACATCACGATATGTCGAACTTCCAATACGGTTCGAATGTCTTGAAGGACTTGTCAGATGATAACCACAGCCAAAGTGACATATACAGCTGCCTCAATCTTCACGGGAGTAACAGCGGGAGCACGGTGATAGACCCTTCTTCGGTCTCGAGCACCATCTTGGACGACTTCTCTGCCCTGAAGAACATGGATTTCGCGAACCCCTCGGATTACATGGTGGGGGGCTTCTGCTCGACCCAAGACGTCCAGTCCCAGATCACGTCGGCCAGCTTAGCAGACTCCCGGACGTTCTCCATACAGGAATACGCTGACAACTCAGGTGGGGCGTCATCTAGCAACGTCGACTTCGATGACAACAATCTCCTGCAGCAGAGCTCCTTCCAGCAAGTCACTCCTAGATTCCGGACTTACACAAAG ATACAAAAGGCGGGATCGGTGGGGAGGTCGATTGACGTGTCGAGTTTCAAAACGTACAACCAGCTGCGGTCGGAGATTGAACGAATGTTCGGGCTGGAGGGCCTGCTGAACGACCCAGGCTCGGGATGGAAGCTCGTGTACGTGGACTTTGAGAGCGACGTGCTTCTCGTTGGGGATGATCCGTGGGA GGAGTTTGTTGGGTGTGTTCGATGCATAAGGATTCTGTCGCCGGCGGAGGTGAAGCAGATGGGGGAGGAGGGGATGCAGCTGCTCAACTCCGCGGCGGGGATGCAGCTGCAGGGGGATTCAACTTGA